Proteins found in one Drosophila busckii strain San Diego stock center, stock number 13000-0081.31 chromosome 2R, ASM1175060v1, whole genome shotgun sequence genomic segment:
- the LOC108596265 gene encoding uncharacterized protein LOC108596265, which translates to MAEEKKVNLLWSCAHALSTETHAERLLKSYYINTCRKLAKHNVVMPEDSVGPGRMCRRCGNEWSDGHYQLNIKPQRLAQNAKRRRLIAQLEAAKTNQQKGTGKLSTVARKRAKWLKKRMGSYMAVNCAICGHKTMLPLEKPKKRKQQPSETIKTATVAAPAGPKKKKKHKNKDIKATAQTQQRAAPTSTTTTATMKKPPIAAAGQSNKQKKQKKKKTAQSTTPTGSSSSRASGAPKVQSKTQKHNALLQLAAQLQKQVAQSASKTPQSRLQALLK; encoded by the exons ATGGCAGAGGAAAAGAAGGTAAACCTGCTATGGAGCTGCGCCCATGCGCTTAGCACGGAAACACATGCAGAGCGTCTGCTTAAATCATATTATAT TAATACCTGTCGCAAGTTGGCCAAGCATAATGTTGTAATGCCAGAAGACAGCGTGGGCCCGGGGCGCATGTGTCGCCGCTGCGGCAATGAGTGGAGCGATGGCCATTATCAGCTTAACATAAAGCCCCAGCGTCTAGCCCAGAATGCCAAGCGCCGTAGGCTGATAGCTCAGCTGGAGGCAGCTAAGACAAATCAACAGAAGGGCACTGGCAAGCTCAGCACGGTGGCAAGGAAACGTGCCAAGTGGCTGAAGAAGCGCATGGGCAGTTATATG gCTGTAAACTGTGCGATTTGTGGACACAAAACAATGCTGCCGCTGGAAAAACCAAagaagcgcaagcagcaaccatcagaaacaataaaaacagcgacagtggcagcgccagcaggacccaagaagaaaaagaaacacaaaaacaaagatatcaaagcaacagcacaaacacaacaaaggGCTGCCCCaacaagtacaacaacaacagcaacaatgaagAAGCCGCCGATCGCCGCTGCcggccaaagcaacaaacaaaagaagcagaagaagaaaaagacAGCGCAGTCGACAACACCcaccggcagcagcagtagcagagCCAGCGGAGCGCCCAAAGTACAATCCAAAACACAAAAGCACaacgcgctgctgcagctggcagcgcagctgcaaaagcaaGTGGCTCAAAGCGCTAGCAAAACGCCACAAAGTCGCCTGCAAGCGTTGCTCAAGTGA